One Mya arenaria isolate MELC-2E11 chromosome 7, ASM2691426v1 genomic window carries:
- the LOC128239778 gene encoding lectin-like, with product MLNLIIVGATLIAQVFCACTDGWTSHGSSCYKFAMDIETWSSARLFCKWHSSDLIVIETESEQRWFHKQALTFNHTDVDEGFWLGGTNWEQDAHWIWESTGAELTYQTWGAQQPNNQNGTEHCLSAVKYFDYAWNDAPCDRKIQYVCEKSSTSGGGVLG from the exons ATGTTGAATTTGATAATTGTTGGCGCTACTTTGATAGCTCAAG TTTTCTGCGCCTGTACTGATGGTTGGACTTCCCATGGCTCCAGTTGTTATAAATTTGCAATGGACATAGAAACCTGGTCATCCGCTAGG TTATTCTGCAAGTGGCACTCGAGCGACCTGATCGTTATTGAGACAGAGAGCGAACAGCGTTGGTTCCATAAGCAAGCCTTAACATTCAACC ACACGGATGTTGACGAAGGATTCTGGCTCGGCGGAACTAACTGGGAACAAGATGCCCACTGG ATCTGGGAGAGCACTGGTGCCGAGTTGACCTACCAGACATGGGGCGCCCAGCAGCCAAACAACCAAAACGGGACTGAGCACTGTCTTTCGGCCGTCAAGTACTTCGACTACGCATGGAACGACGCGCCTTGTGatagaaaaatacaatatgtatgCGAAAAGAG cAGTACCTCTGGCGGCGGCGTACTTGGTTGA